Proteins from a genomic interval of Yoonia sp. GPGPB17:
- a CDS encoding DUF1800 domain-containing protein codes for MKCLPAALAASAIALFAGPAAAGPAAMTPEEARHLIGRTGFGASPQEIKALTGKSYAEGVAAILGTLSPDPSIPMPDWVNAPDYPAEYIWTLGQTADELFFANRWMEIEELSGWWMSEMVATPSPLTERLTLFWHDHFATSYEGVENPQWMGRQNQFFRANAAGNFSDLAHGILQDPAMLVYLSNTENFADSPNENLGREFLELFTLGEGRGYTQADVEAAARALTGHSIAELSAPVYAFYPNDHDPGMKTLLGQTGRLGAADVARIALAHPEFGPYIVEKLWKTFISDQPDPAEVSRLSAIWRENHLELEPLLREMFLSGAFWAPENRGRLIKSPVELIVSTLRSLGTPVENSTGLAWLSHDMGQALFFPPNVGGWPQGVSWLNDASATARATTLSYFAFGDLDDEAVSAPMMTSGNSLAGPLAATTDGLRVGQVFAIEVEQSAVGTGGLFILYDVSFEGHTWRSLPVWIEVNTEEDYAGYGILKADCRPRCFREIEGEDGWVWYSPWEGAREEDLTGASREDIALLQAIAAHLPTLIGTTAQQVIWQAEAEEESYTIPSIDKVVAIAEDLGRDSETAIGPTDTELVQGLRAPGILGLQGYAAVRDLDDIDSYLEAAEQARIRPAIPSVIYEEAGAWLADLPAGGLDSKRAAAALLSVPRQSRGQREELIAQDVDALIRALILSPEYQVN; via the coding sequence ATGAAGTGTTTGCCTGCTGCCCTAGCTGCATCAGCCATTGCCCTGTTTGCGGGCCCCGCTGCCGCAGGCCCCGCTGCAATGACGCCCGAGGAAGCACGGCACCTGATTGGCCGCACCGGCTTCGGCGCGTCGCCACAAGAGATCAAGGCGCTAACAGGCAAGTCTTACGCAGAGGGCGTTGCTGCCATCCTTGGCACGTTGTCGCCCGACCCGTCGATCCCCATGCCTGACTGGGTAAATGCACCTGACTACCCCGCCGAGTACATCTGGACGCTGGGTCAAACAGCGGATGAGCTGTTTTTCGCCAACCGCTGGATGGAAATCGAAGAGTTGAGCGGCTGGTGGATGTCAGAAATGGTCGCGACGCCAAGCCCGCTTACGGAACGCCTAACGCTTTTTTGGCATGACCATTTTGCCACCTCTTATGAGGGCGTGGAGAACCCGCAATGGATGGGCCGCCAGAACCAGTTCTTCCGTGCGAATGCTGCGGGGAACTTCTCGGACCTTGCTCATGGCATTCTCCAAGACCCCGCGATGCTGGTCTATCTATCCAACACCGAGAACTTTGCAGATAGTCCAAATGAAAACCTTGGCCGTGAGTTTCTGGAGTTGTTCACCCTTGGAGAGGGGCGCGGCTATACGCAGGCCGATGTCGAAGCGGCAGCACGCGCGCTGACTGGACATTCTATCGCTGAACTAAGCGCCCCGGTCTATGCGTTCTACCCGAACGACCATGATCCGGGTATGAAAACGCTCTTGGGTCAGACCGGCAGGTTGGGCGCGGCAGATGTCGCCAGGATTGCCTTGGCCCATCCCGAATTTGGCCCCTACATTGTCGAAAAGCTTTGGAAGACCTTCATCTCTGATCAACCCGACCCCGCAGAGGTAAGCCGCCTGAGCGCGATTTGGCGCGAAAACCATTTAGAGCTTGAGCCGCTTCTGCGCGAGATGTTCCTGTCTGGGGCGTTCTGGGCACCAGAGAATCGCGGGCGTCTGATCAAGTCCCCTGTGGAACTGATTGTGAGTACCCTGCGCAGTCTGGGAACGCCGGTTGAGAATTCAACAGGTCTCGCATGGTTGTCCCATGACATGGGGCAGGCGTTGTTTTTTCCACCAAATGTAGGCGGGTGGCCCCAAGGCGTGTCGTGGCTGAACGATGCCAGTGCGACGGCACGTGCCACCACGCTCAGCTATTTTGCCTTTGGCGATTTGGATGATGAGGCAGTTTCGGCTCCGATGATGACGTCTGGCAACAGTTTGGCTGGTCCTCTGGCTGCGACGACAGACGGTCTGCGGGTCGGCCAGGTCTTTGCCATCGAAGTGGAACAAAGTGCTGTTGGGACGGGCGGGTTGTTCATTCTGTATGATGTGTCCTTTGAGGGGCATACTTGGCGATCCCTTCCTGTTTGGATCGAGGTGAATACGGAAGAGGATTACGCTGGTTACGGCATCTTGAAGGCTGACTGCCGTCCCCGTTGCTTCCGCGAGATCGAAGGTGAGGACGGGTGGGTTTGGTACAGTCCATGGGAGGGTGCGCGGGAAGAGGATCTTACAGGCGCGTCCCGCGAAGATATCGCGCTTTTGCAAGCTATCGCCGCGCATCTACCCACGTTGATCGGGACCACGGCACAACAGGTCATCTGGCAGGCGGAGGCGGAAGAGGAAAGCTACACTATACCGTCCATTGATAAGGTGGTGGCAATAGCCGAAGATCTTGGCCGTGACAGTGAAACTGCGATTGGCCCAACGGATACCGAGCTGGTGCAGGGGTTGCGCGCACCGGGTATTTTGGGGCTGCAGGGCTATGCCGCAGTGCGCGACTTGGATGATATTGACAGCTATTTAGAGGCGGCCGAACAGGCCCGCATCAGGCCAGCGATCCCATCGGTCATCTATGAGGAGGCGGGCGCGTGGCTGGCTGATCTGCCAGCGGGTGGATTGGATAGTAAACGCGCGGCGGCGGCTTTGCTCTCTGTGCCACGCCAGAGCCGTGGCCAACGAGAAGAACTAATCGCCCAGGATGTTGATGCGCTGATCCGAGCGCTGATCTTATCGCCAGAGTATCAAGTCAACTAA
- a CDS encoding sensor histidine kinase, whose product MARGEMARRAPVTGRFDEFDRLSLGINQMLDRVDTLNSNIEAVSGGVAHDLKTPLANVAGRLELIRRDMQDSAAVAEHVEAAENYLSQVLRIFNAILRLGEVEAGGRRAAFVDVDLSQLVRDLGEAYTPVFEDADKALTVDIAPKVHLRGDPELLQQLLANLLENALEHSRDAAKVHLRLRRDDDISLHVQDDGPGIALPDQGRVFDRFFRADRSRTSPGNGLGLSLVKAIADLHDAQATVESDAKGAHFRIMFQRPD is encoded by the coding sequence GTGGCGCGGGGTGAAATGGCACGCCGCGCGCCTGTAACCGGGCGGTTTGATGAATTCGATCGGTTGTCGCTGGGGATCAACCAGATGCTGGATCGGGTGGATACGCTCAATAGCAATATCGAGGCCGTTTCTGGCGGGGTTGCCCATGACCTAAAAACACCCTTGGCCAATGTTGCCGGACGTCTGGAACTGATCCGCCGCGACATGCAAGACAGCGCGGCAGTCGCCGAACATGTCGAGGCGGCCGAAAACTACCTGTCTCAGGTGTTGCGGATTTTCAATGCGATCCTGCGTTTGGGCGAAGTTGAAGCAGGCGGACGCCGCGCCGCCTTTGTGGACGTCGATCTATCCCAACTGGTCCGTGATCTGGGCGAGGCTTACACGCCGGTGTTTGAGGATGCTGACAAAGCACTTACCGTTGATATCGCGCCCAAAGTGCATCTCCGTGGTGATCCAGAGTTGTTGCAGCAACTTTTGGCGAACCTTCTGGAAAACGCATTGGAGCATAGCCGCGATGCGGCCAAGGTGCATCTGCGATTGCGTCGCGACGATGATATCAGCCTGCATGTCCAGGATGATGGGCCGGGAATAGCGCTCCCGGATCAGGGCCGCGTCTTTGATCGCTTTTTCCGTGCCGATCGTAGCCGGACGTCACCGGGCAACGGTCTGGGACTGAGCCTTGTGAAAGCGATCGCTGATCTGCACGATGCGCAGGCGACAGTTGAGTCTGACGCCAAGGGTGCGCATTTTCGTATTATGTTTCAAAGACCTGATTGA
- a CDS encoding response regulator transcription factor, which produces MKILIVEDDTETANYLTRGLREAGWEVTWHNAPQEAMLTLAGRSFDAIVLDRMLPGMDGVDALRLMRGAKITTPILMLTARSGLEDRVEGLEAGADDYLVKPFAMSELVARLRSLARRPPMAVKATNLHLGDLHLDRISRQAMRGGDRLDLSPLEYRLLDYLIQRPGEVVTRSMLLEQVWGYRFDPKTSLVQTHMSRLRAKVDKPYAQEMIRTIRGAGYVIDAP; this is translated from the coding sequence ATGAAAATTCTCATTGTTGAGGATGACACTGAAACAGCAAACTACCTGACGCGTGGTCTGCGCGAGGCGGGATGGGAAGTCACGTGGCACAATGCCCCGCAAGAGGCGATGCTGACGCTCGCCGGACGTAGCTTTGATGCTATTGTCCTTGACCGCATGTTGCCGGGTATGGACGGCGTAGACGCTTTGCGCTTAATGCGTGGTGCCAAGATCACGACCCCGATCTTGATGCTGACAGCCCGCTCCGGTCTAGAGGATCGGGTTGAGGGGTTGGAGGCCGGGGCCGATGACTATCTGGTGAAGCCCTTTGCGATGTCAGAGCTGGTTGCGCGCCTCCGAAGCCTTGCCCGCCGCCCACCAATGGCCGTCAAGGCGACAAACCTGCATCTGGGGGACCTGCATTTGGATCGTATTTCAAGGCAGGCGATGCGCGGTGGTGACAGGCTGGATTTGTCACCGCTAGAATACCGGTTGCTTGACTACTTGATCCAGCGCCCGGGTGAGGTGGTAACCCGCAGCATGCTGTTGGAACAGGTCTGGGGGTACCGCTTTGATCCAAAAACCAGCCTTGTCCAGACCCATATGAGCAGACTGCGCGCGAAGGTCGACAAACCCTATGCGCAGGAGATGATACGCACGATCAGGGGGGCAGGCTATGTCATCGACGCGCCATAG
- a CDS encoding glycosyltransferase, which yields MSACQLSIIIITLNEERRLPRLLDDLAAQSWQGFEVIHVDSDSDDATIAVSQQHAAQFPEYQVIRMPTRGVSLGRNTGAAVATGQRLLFLDADTRLPPDFLRSAMRDLDTTAADVGIALMSAEGLPLLYRLGFGAFNLGIRLTKPIFPTAIGACLFSTPDVHRSICGFDETIELCEDCDYVLRASHTPDANLLILKPKFCFDPRRLEQDGFFATGLIYLKANLLRALRGELRNQEITYRFGHYH from the coding sequence ATGAGTGCCTGTCAACTTTCAATCATCATCATCACCCTGAACGAAGAACGTCGTTTGCCAAGGCTGCTTGATGATCTGGCAGCACAAAGCTGGCAAGGCTTTGAGGTCATCCATGTTGATAGCGACAGCGATGATGCCACCATTGCGGTATCTCAGCAGCACGCGGCACAGTTTCCGGAGTACCAAGTGATAAGAATGCCGACGCGCGGGGTCAGTTTGGGCCGCAACACAGGGGCGGCTGTGGCGACAGGACAACGGCTTCTTTTTCTGGACGCGGACACCCGGCTACCGCCCGATTTCCTACGAAGCGCCATGCGCGATCTCGATACAACAGCAGCCGATGTTGGGATCGCGCTGATGTCAGCCGAAGGACTGCCATTGCTCTACAGACTTGGCTTTGGCGCATTCAACCTTGGCATCCGGCTCACCAAGCCCATTTTCCCAACGGCCATCGGGGCCTGTTTGTTTTCAACACCTGACGTCCACCGATCCATCTGTGGCTTTGACGAAACGATCGAGCTCTGCGAAGACTGTGACTATGTGCTGCGGGCCTCCCATACACCGGACGCCAACTTGCTAATCTTAAAGCCGAAATTCTGCTTTGACCCCCGAAGATTAGAGCAAGACGGCTTCTTCGCCACAGGTTTGATATACCTCAAAGCGAACCTGTTAAGGGCGCTACGGGGTGAGTTGCGCAATCAGGAAATCACGTACCGTTTCGGTCACTATCATTAG
- a CDS encoding LssY C-terminal domain-containing protein, with protein MTSYVIGRRYGARFSVRFLKRHKRRSAWRRAQAEITRRGVLFIVFSRFLGPVAWVTPFLAGTLEMPRKTFLPAAALGVILGVGQFLIYGAIGAQLAGTFLPFILDHLALILLTLCMLLSALLVWQRSERRAMFKLLQAMLMAGSVFLASNMLYFFVLNSHQVPNIPRITFRSICDAVAGPFLVEPGHTGLHLPQPINVILISENAGADLMSALGWHRNVTFTHDNISFLRYVRLLLESIPPISELYLAGFPADSAHQMTGTLKVREHIRWWDMGAGVHYGAVSKTDEIAIKYYSHLPVLLHDIDPNVDRSRNVISTQVEQLQGYNVLGLAPMTPPVADDVVADYETDGQILVVAEAETELPSEIRQCLSLRSVD; from the coding sequence GTGACCAGCTACGTAATCGGGCGTCGATATGGTGCGCGGTTTTCGGTGCGCTTTCTCAAACGCCATAAACGTCGCAGCGCATGGCGACGCGCACAGGCCGAAATTACCCGCCGCGGTGTACTCTTTATCGTTTTCTCTCGGTTTCTTGGACCTGTCGCATGGGTAACACCGTTTCTTGCCGGAACCCTTGAGATGCCGCGAAAAACCTTCCTGCCAGCCGCGGCTTTAGGGGTTATTCTTGGTGTCGGGCAATTCTTAATCTATGGCGCGATTGGTGCACAACTTGCGGGGACATTTCTTCCATTCATACTGGATCATCTTGCTCTCATTCTACTGACTTTGTGTATGCTGCTTTCCGCTTTGCTGGTGTGGCAGCGTAGCGAACGGAGAGCGATGTTCAAACTGCTTCAGGCCATGCTCATGGCCGGGTCTGTCTTTCTGGCATCCAACATGCTGTACTTCTTTGTCCTGAATAGTCATCAGGTACCAAACATTCCGCGCATAACATTTCGTTCAATCTGTGATGCTGTGGCAGGCCCATTCCTCGTTGAGCCGGGGCATACAGGGCTACATTTGCCCCAACCCATAAACGTCATCCTTATCTCTGAGAACGCGGGAGCAGATCTGATGTCGGCGCTAGGGTGGCATCGAAACGTAACATTCACACACGACAACATCAGTTTCTTGCGGTATGTGAGGCTGCTGCTTGAAAGCATACCGCCAATATCAGAGCTCTACCTCGCGGGGTTCCCAGCCGATAGCGCACACCAGATGACGGGCACGCTGAAAGTGCGCGAACACATACGTTGGTGGGACATGGGCGCAGGCGTCCACTACGGCGCGGTCAGCAAGACCGATGAAATTGCCATTAAGTACTACAGTCATCTGCCGGTCTTGCTTCATGACATTGACCCAAACGTCGATAGGTCTCGCAATGTCATTTCTACGCAAGTCGAACAACTGCAGGGCTACAACGTCCTTGGCCTTGCCCCGATGACCCCACCAGTCGCCGACGATGTTGTCGCGGACTATGAGACTGACGGACAGATCTTGGTCGTTGCGGAGGCGGAAACAGAGCTCCCATCAGAAATCAGGCAATGCTTAAGCCTTCGTTCAGTTGACTAG
- a CDS encoding CatB-related O-acetyltransferase, protein MPFPSANTLHPVTLPDGTVHKANVFLNAAIKHSNWEIGDYTYANDFDPPDDPEAWAMRLAPYLFPSAQDRIIIGKFGQFAHGIQFITDGANHAREGFSTFPFAIHDLDRFLTYAATLRPGRDIRIGHDVWIGTGARILAGAQIGNGVIVGAGAVVSGIVPDYAIVAGNRATVQRMRFDDATIAALNEVAWWDWDIERILENEAAIVGADIGALMRAAAA, encoded by the coding sequence ATGCCTTTTCCATCCGCAAATACGCTACATCCCGTCACGCTACCTGATGGCACGGTCCATAAGGCCAACGTCTTTCTGAACGCTGCAATCAAGCACTCAAACTGGGAGATTGGTGACTACACATATGCCAATGACTTTGACCCGCCGGATGATCCCGAGGCCTGGGCCATGCGGCTGGCCCCTTACCTGTTTCCCAGCGCGCAAGATCGGATCATCATCGGTAAGTTTGGCCAGTTTGCCCACGGTATTCAGTTCATCACCGATGGTGCCAATCATGCACGCGAAGGCTTTTCGACCTTCCCCTTTGCTATTCACGACCTGGATCGCTTTCTGACCTATGCCGCCACGTTGCGACCGGGGCGCGATATTCGGATTGGGCATGATGTCTGGATCGGGACTGGCGCGCGTATCTTGGCTGGTGCCCAAATAGGGAACGGCGTGATTGTTGGTGCTGGTGCCGTGGTGAGCGGCATCGTGCCGGACTACGCAATCGTGGCGGGCAACCGGGCCACGGTGCAGCGTATGCGGTTTGATGATGCTACAATTGCTGCGCTTAATGAGGTTGCGTGGTGGGATTGGGATATTGAACGCATCCTTGAAAACGAAGCGGCCATCGTTGGCGCGGATATTGGTGCATTGATGCGGGCCGCTGCGGCCTAA
- a CDS encoding lysophospholipid acyltransferase family protein, with amino-acid sequence MSLRNRIEKSERLATVVAAAAGAYLAFCNRTTKWEVEGLDDLCAALAEGPVLLVMWHSRSIMGALHWPVADAPLSSLYDRSPIGRVSGALQRRAGLQPMEMSRKLSNRAASRTVLKRVKEGVSIGMTGDGPLGPALIVKDAPLDWARVTGVPIYCYAFSTSKGRRLQSWDQMLVPKPFGKGAYVFKRCNSDVVRKPNAAEITALRTALQDTLTEVAHRADALVGLPPGP; translated from the coding sequence ATGTCTCTACGCAACCGGATCGAAAAGTCTGAACGTCTTGCGACTGTTGTGGCGGCTGCTGCGGGGGCCTATCTCGCATTCTGCAATCGCACAACCAAATGGGAAGTCGAGGGGCTGGATGACCTGTGCGCCGCCTTAGCCGAAGGACCCGTCTTGCTGGTCATGTGGCACAGCCGGTCCATTATGGGCGCGCTTCACTGGCCTGTGGCCGATGCCCCCCTTTCCAGTCTTTATGACAGGTCGCCCATTGGGCGCGTCTCTGGCGCATTGCAAAGACGTGCAGGCCTGCAACCCATGGAGATGTCGCGCAAGCTATCAAACCGGGCGGCGTCACGCACGGTACTGAAACGTGTCAAAGAAGGCGTCAGCATTGGCATGACCGGCGACGGGCCCTTGGGGCCTGCCCTGATCGTCAAGGACGCTCCACTGGACTGGGCGCGGGTGACGGGTGTGCCAATCTACTGTTACGCCTTTTCAACGAGCAAAGGGCGGCGCCTGCAATCATGGGATCAGATGCTGGTGCCAAAACCGTTTGGCAAGGGGGCCTATGTGTTCAAACGGTGCAACAGTGACGTGGTACGCAAACCAAACGCGGCCGAGATTACGGCCCTACGCACGGCACTGCAAGACACCTTAACCGAGGTTGCACATCGCGCCGATGCGCTTGTAGGCCTCCCTCCGGGGCCCTGA
- the secE gene encoding preprotein translocase subunit SecE, with translation MAIANPMKFIQEVRAEVSKVVWPTRREVLMTTVMVFIMAALTAVFFFLVDLLIRTGLNGVLTYFGS, from the coding sequence ATGGCCATCGCCAACCCAATGAAGTTCATTCAGGAAGTCCGCGCAGAGGTTTCCAAGGTCGTCTGGCCCACCCGCCGTGAGGTGCTGATGACCACTGTCATGGTCTTTATTATGGCGGCCCTGACGGCGGTTTTCTTCTTTTTGGTCGACCTGCTGATCCGCACCGGCCTGAATGGTGTGCTGACCTATTTTGGCAGCTAA
- the nusG gene encoding transcription termination/antitermination protein NusG yields the protein MAKRWYSVSVLSNFEKKIAEAIRTKAEEQGLDDQIDEVLVPTEEVIEIRRNKKVTAERRFMPGYVLVHMEMSDEGYHLINSINRVTGFLGPQGRPMPMRDAEVQAILGRVQEGEDAPRTLIHFEIGEKVKVNDGPFEDFDGLVEEVDDENQRLKVTVSIFGRATPVELEFTQVSKQ from the coding sequence ATGGCCAAACGGTGGTATTCGGTAAGCGTTCTCTCAAACTTTGAGAAGAAGATTGCAGAGGCGATCCGCACCAAGGCGGAAGAGCAAGGGCTTGACGATCAGATTGACGAAGTGCTGGTCCCGACCGAAGAAGTTATCGAGATCCGTCGCAACAAGAAAGTCACGGCCGAACGCCGCTTTATGCCCGGCTACGTTCTGGTCCACATGGAAATGTCGGACGAAGGCTATCACCTGATCAACTCGATTAACCGCGTCACAGGGTTTTTGGGACCACAAGGGCGCCCGATGCCGATGCGCGATGCGGAAGTGCAGGCCATCCTTGGCCGTGTTCAGGAAGGCGAAGATGCGCCCCGTACGCTCATCCACTTTGAGATCGGTGAGAAGGTCAAAGTCAACGATGGTCCGTTTGAGGACTTCGACGGTCTGGTCGAGGAAGTTGATGACGAGAACCAGCGCCTAAAGGTGACGGTTTCTATCTTTGGTCGGGCGACACCGGTCGAATTGGAGTTCACGCAGGTTTCCAAGCAGTAG
- a CDS encoding matrixin family metalloprotease yields MTGARAANSAAAASFTYSMDLSQTSFRGSSLTIADFEQSVREALATWAAVANLNFTEASGAGAAPRSHIYIETTSAPVSGAPSSWGQPGGVIGYGGQRNFGEGGFQRYAWQDAAETWAPFGSGGTNYFLVAGHEIGHALGLPHNSNGTQLMNPTISRQKGVYEGDIEAMVAIYGEREWTNGADDIFMKYVQVGQTVKAKGGNDTILATSKADTIYGGAKRNDDIASSAYNDRIFDSLGSNKIDAGDNDDIIVGGAGKTDARGGSGNDIIIGGKGDDTLNGGGGNDTIRGDAQESFFYGDDVITAGRGNDFLEGGGGSDTFVFRPGEGTNTIATLRISGNNPNNTAATGADFESGVDVVDLRAFDFDSRLEAFMNVRDANGNAQFSSQGTTIIFYDLNLADLSENDFLV; encoded by the coding sequence ATGACCGGTGCCAGAGCCGCCAACAGTGCTGCGGCCGCTTCATTTACTTATTCAATGGATCTCAGCCAGACGTCGTTCCGAGGGTCTTCGCTGACAATTGCTGACTTTGAACAATCAGTCCGGGAAGCGCTGGCGACCTGGGCAGCAGTTGCGAACCTCAATTTCACCGAGGCTAGCGGTGCAGGGGCCGCCCCGAGAAGTCATATCTATATCGAGACTACCTCTGCGCCCGTTTCTGGCGCGCCCAGCAGCTGGGGTCAGCCCGGCGGGGTGATCGGGTATGGCGGTCAGCGGAATTTCGGTGAGGGTGGCTTTCAGCGATATGCATGGCAGGATGCCGCAGAGACATGGGCCCCTTTTGGCAGCGGTGGGACGAATTACTTCTTGGTTGCCGGGCATGAGATTGGGCATGCGCTCGGGCTTCCGCATAACTCCAACGGTACCCAGCTAATGAACCCCACGATTTCACGGCAAAAAGGCGTCTATGAAGGCGATATCGAAGCCATGGTTGCCATTTATGGCGAACGCGAATGGACCAATGGTGCCGATGATATTTTTATGAAGTATGTCCAGGTGGGACAGACTGTGAAGGCCAAGGGCGGCAACGATACGATCCTCGCGACGTCGAAAGCAGACACTATATACGGCGGTGCTAAGCGCAATGATGATATTGCGTCCTCCGCGTACAATGACCGAATTTTTGACAGCCTTGGGAGTAACAAGATTGATGCTGGCGACAACGATGACATTATCGTCGGCGGCGCTGGCAAGACAGATGCCCGCGGCGGGTCCGGTAACGACATCATCATTGGGGGCAAAGGCGACGATACGCTGAACGGGGGCGGTGGTAACGACACAATCCGCGGCGATGCGCAGGAAAGCTTTTTTTATGGTGACGATGTTATCACGGCTGGCCGAGGCAATGATTTCCTGGAGGGTGGAGGCGGATCTGATACCTTCGTTTTCCGTCCGGGCGAAGGCACGAATACCATTGCCACGTTGCGTATCTCGGGAAACAACCCCAACAACACAGCTGCGACCGGCGCTGATTTTGAAAGTGGCGTCGACGTAGTTGACTTGCGCGCATTTGATTTTGACAGCCGATTGGAAGCATTCATGAATGTGCGCGATGCAAATGGGAATGCACAGTTCTCAAGTCAGGGAACGACGATTATCTTCTATGATCTGAACCTTGCGGACCTTTCTGAAAACGATTTTCTGGTATGA
- a CDS encoding transferrin-binding protein-like solute binding protein, which yields MTPMKTTVSVVGQVAKTLVPLTICFVLAACGGGGGGGGDRATQEPPESPDYIRLSNTSSTGETPFGYVAINVANQTARGVAGTLDHDGGAIRGGLLSGTINAGRTLVTLPDGRSAELSNPGNTARHARLFQTSGFSNDLFGVLGQHTNADDMPDMGSSVFNGRVEMQADNGDATFALTGNARITVGWDAGNNRVDSVFSNLDGNKNDRVGGGSVGVNNIGTVSITGATVSGTTFSGGTFSTTGDELAYTGGGRQVNAGQFFGPDATEVGGAFGLNKASELELSGVFIARGGLQ from the coding sequence ATGACGCCTATGAAGACGACAGTTTCTGTGGTGGGCCAGGTTGCGAAAACACTTGTGCCTCTGACAATATGCTTCGTGCTGGCCGCGTGCGGCGGCGGCGGTGGGGGGGGCGGAGACCGCGCTACTCAGGAGCCGCCAGAGAGTCCTGACTATATTCGCTTGTCGAATACCTCATCAACCGGTGAAACCCCATTCGGCTACGTTGCAATCAATGTTGCGAACCAAACCGCAAGAGGCGTCGCCGGTACGCTTGATCATGACGGCGGTGCGATACGTGGCGGATTGTTATCTGGTACCATCAATGCGGGTCGGACACTTGTGACGCTGCCCGATGGCAGATCGGCAGAGTTGAGCAACCCTGGAAACACTGCCCGGCATGCACGCCTTTTCCAGACCAGCGGGTTTTCGAATGATCTCTTTGGTGTTTTGGGGCAGCATACGAACGCCGATGATATGCCAGACATGGGGTCATCCGTCTTTAATGGCCGCGTGGAGATGCAAGCCGACAATGGTGATGCGACATTTGCCCTGACAGGCAACGCGCGTATCACGGTCGGCTGGGATGCCGGAAACAACCGTGTGGATTCTGTTTTCAGCAATCTTGATGGCAATAAGAACGACCGTGTGGGCGGCGGCAGTGTCGGCGTCAACAACATCGGAACGGTCTCAATTACCGGAGCGACTGTGAGTGGGACAACATTCTCTGGCGGGACATTCAGCACGACCGGAGATGAGCTGGCTTACACGGGCGGTGGACGACAGGTCAACGCGGGGCAGTTTTTTGGCCCTGATGCAACCGAAGTTGGTGGCGCATTTGGCCTGAATAAGGCCAGTGAACTAGAACTCTCGGGCGTCTTCATCGCCAGGGGTGGCTTGCAGTAA